The Streptomyces sp. B3I8 nucleotide sequence ACGGCGAGCGCCTCCAAGCACGAGTTCCTGCGCGAACTCGGCGCTGACGCCTGCGTCGACTACCGCTCCGAGGACTTCACCGACGCCGAGGAGCCCTACGACGTCGTCCTCGACGCCCTCGGCGGGGAGACCGCCACCCGTTCTGTGGGTGTGCTCCGCCCCGGCGGCGTCCTCGTCTCCCTGGTGCCGGGCGCCGAGGACACGTCCGCCGCGGCGGAGAAGGCACAGGTCCGCGCCGTCACCCTGCTCGTCGAGCACGACCAGGCCGGAATGCGCGCCGTCGCCGAACTCGTCCGCCGGGGCAGGCTGCGGGCCCACGTCTCCGACGCCTTCCCCCTCGCCGAAGGCGCCCGGGCCCACGAACTGGCGGAGACGGGCCGCACCGTGGGAAAGCTGGTCCTCACCGTGCGCTGAGCCGATCCGCCCGCACCCCGAGGCCGCTACTCCGGCATCACCATGCCCTCGTCCGTGACCTGGTAGCTCTGCAAGCACTCGAGCAAGGCGGCCTCCGAGACATTGGTGGGCCCTCCGGCCCGCTGATCGCAGTACTGCGGCAGGATCTGGCTCTTCCGCGCGGGCGAGATCCCGGCAGGCTGATCGTTCGGCTGCCGGCTGTTTCCCGACTGGTCGTCGATCTGCCCCTGCCCCCAAGGGTCCGGGGACGAGGAGCCCGAGCCCCCGTCGGAGCCCAGAACCGCGCCCCCCAGGAGGAACGACCCCACGGCGATCGCGACCACGCCGCCCCACAGGGCCAACGGCCGCTTCCACCAGGGGTTGCCCATCCCCGCCAGGATGCGCTGGTACTCCGGGTCGCTCTCGTACTCGTCCCGCCAGCCCCCCGGGGTCGCATCAGCCGGCACCTGCGGCGGGGGAGGCCCGGAGGGGGGCGGGGGGAAGTTCGGGGGGATCGGCAACGGGTTCTCCACTGCGGGCTCCTGAGTACCCGACCGGCAACTCGACCGTGCACGACGAGCCGGGCGGCACAGGATATACGGGAGGAATACATGGAATTTACATACAGATCCCGACCGTGATCACGACGTGCGGATCCGACGTGCCGTCCGCTGTCCTGCCGCATTCGTGCGCTCATGCCCGCACCACGGCCAGCCGGTCCCCCTCGCCCGTCACGGCGACCGCCCCGTCCCGGTCCGTGCGGAGCACCTTCGCGCCCTCCGCGCGCAGCGCCGCCACCGTGCCCGGGGCCGGGTGGCCGTAGGGGTTGTCCCGGCCGCAGGAGATGAGGGCGAGGCGGGGTGATGCTCTGCGCAGGAGGTCGGCGTCCTGGTAGGCGCTGCCGTGGTGGGCCACCTTGAGGACGTCCACCCCGTCCAGTTGCCGGGCGGTGGGGGAGGCCAACAGGGCCTGCTGGGACAGCGGTTCGAGGTCGCCCAGCAGGAGCAGGCGCAGCCCGCCGGACTTCACCAGCAGGGTGACGCTGGCGTCGTTGGGGCCGTCGGGGCGGAGCGCGGGGTCCGGGGGTGGCCAGAGCACCTGCCAGGTGAGCGCTCCGGTGCGCCGCTGTTCTCCCGCCACCGCGCGGGTCACGGGGATGTGCCGGGCCGCCGCTTGGGCGCGGACGGACAGTGCCTGTTCGGGTGGCTCCGCGAGTCCGGTCGTTTCGATGGCCCCGACCGAACGTCCCCGTAGGACGCCGGGGAGCCCCGCCACGTGGTCGGCGTGGAAGTGGGTGAGCACCACCAGCGGGATCCGGGTGATGCCGAGAGCGCTCAGGCACCGGTCCACCAGCACCGGGTCGGGTCCGGCGTCCACCACGATGCCGGTGCCTTCGCCCGCCGCGAGGACCGTCGCGTCACCTTGGCCGACATCGCACATCGCGTACCGCCACCCCGGCGGCGGCCACCCCGTGATCACCCTGGTCAGCGGTGGCGGCCGGACCACCACCAGCGCCAGGAGCAGCGCGGTCGCGGCCGTGAGCCACGGCCGCCGCAGGATCCGCCGTCCGACGACCACGACACCGGCCGTGGCCAGGGCCAGCAGCAGGGCCCCGGTCCAGTCGCCCGGCCAGTCCACGCCCGCGCCCGGCAGGGACGCCCCGGTGCGGGCGATGTCGGCGATCCACCCGGCGGGCCACCCCGCGCACCACGCGAGGGTTTCGGCGAACGGCATCGACACCGGTGCCACCGCCAGGGCCGCGAAAGCCAGCACGGTGGCGGGGGCGACCGCGAACTCCGCGAGCAGGTTGCACGGCACCGCGACCAGGCTGACCCGGGCGGACAGCACCGCGACCACCGGGGCGCACACCGCCTGCGCGGCGGCCGCCGCCGCCAGTGCCTCGGCCAACCGTGGCGGGACCTGCCGCCGGCGTAGCGCGGCACTCCACCGGGGAGCCACGGTGAGCAGCGCGCCGGTCGCCAGCACGGAGAGCAGGAAACCGTATCCACGGGCCAGCCACGGGTCGTACAGCACGAGCAGCAGCACTGCCGCGGCCAGCGCGGGCAGCAGCGATCTGCGCCGCCCGGTGGCGAGGGCGAGCAGCGCGACCCCACCGCAGGCCGCCGCCCGCAGCACGCTCGGATCCGGTCGGCACACCACGACGAACCCCACCGTGAGCACCCCGCCGAGCAGCGCGGTGCCGCGCAGTGGGATCCCGAGCCGGGGGGCGAGTCCGCGCCGCTCCACGCGCTGGGCGAGCCCCGGCGGGCCGAGGAACAGGGCGAGGAGCAGGGTGAAGTTGCCCCCACTGACCGCGAGGAGGTGCGTGAGGTCGGTCGCCTTGAACGCGTCGTCCAGTTCCGGGGTGATACGTGCGGTGTCCCCGACGACCAGTCCCGGCAGCAGCGCCCGTGGGTCGGGATCCAGGCCGGCGGTCGCCTCCCTGAGTCCGTCCCGCAGCCTCCCCGCCCAGCGCTGCGGGGCCGAGGGCGCCCGCAGCGTCTCGGGTGCCCCCTTCCCCCGTACCCGCAGCACGGCGGCGACCCGGTCCCCGCCGGACAGCGCCGGCGCGAGCCGTGCGACCACCCGCAACCGTGTGGACGGCAGCAACTCGAGCCAGGGTGAGCGCCGGTCACGGTCGGCTCCGGGGCCGGCGTCGTCTGTGGCGGAAGGGTCGGGGGCGATGCGATGGCTTCGCGCGTCGACCAGCAGGAGTACCGGCGTACGGGTCGACGCCGTCGTGCCGTCCGGTCGCGTCAGGCGTCGTACGTCCGCGTGCAGCAACACCGCTCTCGGCGCCGCGCGGTCGCCGACGACCTTCGGACGGACCAGTCGCGGATCGGAGGTCAGTTCCACCTCCGCGGTCACCGTGGCGTAGTGGCGGGCGAGGTCGGGGACCGGTCCGCGTCGCAGGTCCGCGCCGTGCAGCCCCGCCGAGGCGGCGGCCGCGGCGACACACAGCAGTACGGCGGCGACCGGCACCGCCGGCCAGGCGGTCCGCCGTGACAGCAGCAGCCCACCGGCGACCAGCGCGCAGCCGACTGTCACACCGGTGACCCATCCCGGCGGCGCGTCCAGCGCCCATGCGGCCGCCGCCCACGCGCCGAGCGCCGGCGGCACCAGCCGCAGGTCGCTCGGGTTCCGCTGCCGCGGATGCGCCTCCCCGAGCCGACCGCCGCGCATCCGGGTGCCGGCGGGCTGCCCGGGGCGGAGGCCGGGCGTGGCTCCCGCCCGGCCGGGTCCGGCCCGGTCCCCGGGGTCCCGGGGGTCCCCGCCGTCCGCGAGCCGGGGGCGGCGGCCTGGCGAGGGCGCCGGCTCCCGCACTCGCGCCGGCACGGGCACCGGCGTCCGTGGGGCGCTCATGGCCGCACCAGGTCCCGGAGGTCCGCGAAGCGCCGGTCGCCGATGCCGGTCACCTCACGCAACTGGTCGACCGAGGTGAAACCGCCGTGCTGGGTGCGGTAGTCGAGGATGTGCCTGGCCAGGACGGGGCCCACGCCCGGCAGGGTGTCCAACTGCTCGGTGGTGGCGGAGTTCAGGGACAGTGGGCTCGCCGGTCCGGGGGCGGCAGCCGCGCCGCCGGGTGCCGCCCCGCTGTCTC carries:
- a CDS encoding ComEC/Rec2 family competence protein — translated: MRGGRLGEAHPRQRNPSDLRLVPPALGAWAAAAWALDAPPGWVTGVTVGCALVAGGLLLSRRTAWPAVPVAAVLLCVAAAAASAGLHGADLRRGPVPDLARHYATVTAEVELTSDPRLVRPKVVGDRAAPRAVLLHADVRRLTRPDGTTASTRTPVLLLVDARSHRIAPDPSATDDAGPGADRDRRSPWLELLPSTRLRVVARLAPALSGGDRVAAVLRVRGKGAPETLRAPSAPQRWAGRLRDGLREATAGLDPDPRALLPGLVVGDTARITPELDDAFKATDLTHLLAVSGGNFTLLLALFLGPPGLAQRVERRGLAPRLGIPLRGTALLGGVLTVGFVVVCRPDPSVLRAAACGGVALLALATGRRRSLLPALAAAVLLLVLYDPWLARGYGFLLSVLATGALLTVAPRWSAALRRRQVPPRLAEALAAAAAAQAVCAPVVAVLSARVSLVAVPCNLLAEFAVAPATVLAFAALAVAPVSMPFAETLAWCAGWPAGWIADIARTGASLPGAGVDWPGDWTGALLLALATAGVVVVGRRILRRPWLTAATALLLALVVVRPPPLTRVITGWPPPGWRYAMCDVGQGDATVLAAGEGTGIVVDAGPDPVLVDRCLSALGITRIPLVVLTHFHADHVAGLPGVLRGRSVGAIETTGLAEPPEQALSVRAQAAARHIPVTRAVAGEQRRTGALTWQVLWPPPDPALRPDGPNDASVTLLVKSGGLRLLLLGDLEPLSQQALLASPTARQLDGVDVLKVAHHGSAYQDADLLRRASPRLALISCGRDNPYGHPAPGTVAALRAEGAKVLRTDRDGAVAVTGEGDRLAVVRA